The Thiomicrorhabdus aquaedulcis sequence TTGCAAGCATCAATTACGGCTTTTTCGCGGTCTGTGCCAATCAGTTTTATCACAAACACCGTTTGAGGTATCTGTTCTAAAACACTCAAAATCTCTGCATTAAGCGTGGTCATTACATCCACATAGTTACCATAAATATGGGTAGACATACTGTTGCGCTGCACGCTCACCAAAGGGTGACTTTCTAAACGGTCAATAAACGCAATAATGGGTTGGCAATATTGCTCTGTAAGCGGGTACATACTGATGTCGACAGAAATTTTCATAGATTTTCTCGTTTATATATTGAGTGGTTTGTTTGCGGTAAGCACATGTTAAAAGTACACGCGAGCCGTAACACCGACTTGCCTTGGGTCGCCTAGGCGATTGTATTCAGAAGGGTTAGTATAGGGCGCATTAAAGTCAAAATAAAAACCGCGGGTTGCGTAGGTTTCGTCAGTAAGGTTTTTGCCCCATACGTATACTTCGTAGTCTTTGGTTTCATAGCCTAAGCGTGCATTAATTAAGCGATAGGCATCCGATTGAATATTGTGGGTATTGTCAAAATAAAAACTATCAACACCTGTTACATCGGCTTGGGCAAAGTAACCTAATGCGTGGCGGTATTTTGCACCTACGTTAAGTTGATAGCTTGGCGCATGCGCCGCCTCACGGCCGCTAATGGTAAACCCTGAGTTTAGAGGAGTTCCGTTAACTTGAGTTTGCATTAAGCCTAAGCTACCAAACACCGTAAGCGAACGGTGCGCTCGCCATGAAAAATCACCTTCTAAGCCATAGCTGTTTGCGGAGTCAAAGTTTTCGGTGTAAAAAACATAATTGGTAAACGAAGATGGGTCATAGGTATAACCGTCCAGCTGTGGATTGCTTCTGTCCATGTAAAATGCGGTAATATTGGTTTTTAAGCCTAATGAGGCAAAGTCTGATTTTAAGCCCAGTTCATAGTTGAGTAACGTTTCTGCATCAAAGCGTAGATATTCATTTGATGTGCCAGACGGTTGGCCGGGATTGAAGCCGCCGGCTTTATAGCCGCGAGTGATGCCGGTAAACGCAGTATGGGTGGCGTTGTATTTATAACTGTAACTTACGTTTGCGCCCCATAAGGTTTCTTCAGGGGTGTAATTTTCGTTGTTGCTGTTGCTAAATTGACTGGTGTTTTGTTCAATCCGCAACCCGCCTGTTAAAGTGGCTTTGGGGGTCATTGCATAGTCTAACTGCCCAAAACCAGCGACTTTTTGCAAGCTAAACTCACTGCTTGATGTGGCGTAATACTCAGTATCGTTGGTTTCTTCAAGGTTTGAGCCATAAACGCCCATCAGCCAGTCGGTCGATTGTTTAAATAGTCGTGACGATTCGGTAGAGGTAAGCCTGATTTCTTGGCTTACGGTGCGTCGCATTTTGTCGTTGCGGTATGCACCGATTGAATCGGCTGTCCAGTCATCATCGTAACTGTACACCATGTCCGAGTTTGCCAAGCTGGTTTTGCTGGTAAGAACGTAATCGGGGTTGGCAGTGGACACGACTTTTACCGAGCCAGCGTTAGACAATTGAGTGTCTTTTCCGGGTTCGTTTGATAGAGTGGTAAAGCTGTTATCGCGTGCAAAGGCGTCGTAGCCATTGTTTAAATCGGCGTGAATCAGCGACACATCCACTAACGTATTTGGGTTTGGCGTTAAACGAAATTTGGCGCGCACATTAAGTTCGTCACGGCCGTTGGTGTCGGTTTTGTCTAACGTGTCGTTGGTTCTAAAACCGTCACTGCCGTGTTTAAATACCGAAATTCGGTATTGCGGAGCACCCTCTTTAGCGCTAAATGGTCCGCTGGTGACTAGGCCAAATTCTTTTAAATTGTCTTGTCCCAGGGTAAGTTCGGCCATGCCTTCTTCATGGGCGGTAGGGTCGTTGGTTTGAATGTTAACCAGCCCGCCAATGGCACTTTGGCCGTAACGGGTGTTTTGCGGGCCGCGTAAAACTTCGACTTGTTTAACGTCAAAAAGATTGCCGGTCATGCCAATGCCGCTAAAATCGATGTCGTCTATGGCAAAACCCACGCTGCTGTTGGGCGCGCCGGTGTATTCATCGCGTTCGCCCATGCCTCTAATTTGAATGTGACGCGCTCGTGAGCTTTGACCTGAATAGTTGACGTTGGGGGTTTTTAATAACACGTCATCAAAATGCGTTGCACCTTGGTCTTGCAGGTCGGTTTGGGTGTAAACACTCACCGAAGCAGGCATGTCTTGTTGTGCAGTTTCGCGCAGGTCGGCACTTACGGTTACTTGGGGCAGTTGTTCTGCGGCGTAAAGTGGCGTGGCAAGTGCGCTTATAAAAACGCTGGTAGAGACGCTGGCAAGCGCTAGGCTAAGAGAGCTGAGTTTGGGGCGATGTGTTGGCATGGTGGTTCCTTTTAATAAATAAAAGGACAGGTGCGCGCAACACAGGCAAAATGAGCAAAAGGGACGGTTTATAATCGTTAATATTATTAGAGCAATATTCAACGGTTACGCATGACGTTAATGCACGTTTGATGATGAGCGTTAGCCTGTCCCTACGCCAGTATGATCTGGATCAGGTTCATAGGGTTTTTCAGTGTACTGAAATCTCAGGCCATCGTATCTTGATACTAAGCCGCCCCTAGGCGTTGTAAATTTTGCATTATTCTATCGTATTGCCCGGCCAGTTTTCATTTAAAATTAACTGCTTGGTCAAAAAGTCTTGTTGTTACGCAGCAATTTAATGAGTTAAATTAAGTGAGTAATTAGAGTAAATACTTATGATAGACATCGCCCTTAAAACAGATATTGCGCAGCCTTTGGTGGGTAAGGCCATTTTAGAGCGGTTAAAGGATTTGGACGATTTACCGCATTTTCCAGACGCATTGGTTAAGCTCGAATACGCGTTAACCCACGATACTGAATTAAAAATACAAGACGTCGTTCATCTGATTGCGTTAGACCCGCGATTGGCGGCCGGTTTAATTGGCATGGTAAACACCGCTAAATATTCTATGGGCACGCAAATCAGTGATTTGTCCGAAGCCATTGTGCGCATTGGCATAAAAGACGTGCGAGTGATGGCGCACGCCGTAAACTACAAAACCAGTTTTAAAAGTAAGCCGCCGTTTAGCGAGGCGCATTTCTTAAAGCACGCTATGTTGTCGGCGTTTATGGCGCAAGCTTTGGCTAATGCATTGCATCTTAACGCCGGTGAGGCCTTTTTGGCCGGGCTTATGCACGATATTGGCATCTATCTAATGGCGGTTGAGAATCGGCCAGCGTATTTAGATGTTATTAAGCAGGCCGATTTTGATGTGGCTAAATTGCTGGCCGCCGAAACCGAGTTTTTTGGTGTGCAACACCCCATTTTAAGTGCGCGGTTGTTGCAACAGTGGAAGTTTCCCAAAGCTATTATTGTTGGGGTGGCGTTTCATCATGCGCCGCACAAAGCCCCAGACGAATTTAAAGCGTACGCGTATTTAACCTTTTTAGCCGAGCAAGCGGTTTTTAGGCTGGGTTTTGATAACGGAGTGGTCGATTTATCGCCCGAAGACCGTGCCAATCCAACTCAAACGTTATTAGCAGCGCTGGCGTACGTGGGGTTAAGTCTTGAACAATATGACCAACTGATTGAACGCGCACAATCCGAAGCGCAAGCCCTTGAAATGGCTTAAATAACCTTTGACCAGGCCTGGTCAAGTATCGAACCTTAATAAGTAATGTTTATATAGCGTCAAGAACGGTTAAATCATTAACCGTTCTAAATTAGAAAATGCTAAAATACCTAGCTAAATTTTAAGTGCGTTCGCGTCCCCTAGAACAATACAGAACATCAAAGAGAAGACATTCATGCCTATTATTACCCTGCCAGACGGTTCGACAAAATCTTTTGAACACCCTGTTTCAGTCATGCAAGTAGCACAAAGCATCGGCACGGGATTGGCAAAAGCCACGGTGGCAGGGCGTGTTAACGGCCAGCTTAAAGACGCCAGTGATGTGATTGAAAGCGATGCGTCCGTAGAGCTTATTACCATGAAAGACGCCGATGGCGTGCATATTATGCGCCACTCATGCGCGCACCTTTTAGGTCACGCGCTTAAGCAGCTGTATCCAAACATTAAAATGGCCATTGGGCCGGTGATTGAAAACGGTTTTTACTACGATATCGACATGGAAGAAAAATCGCCCCTGACGATTTAGCCAGTATTCAGGCACGCATGGAGGCTTTGGCCAAAACCAAGTACGACGTGGTTAAACAAATGACCCCGCGCGCAGAAGCCATTCAAATTTTTAAAGACCGTGGTGAAGACTATAAATTAGAACTTATAGACGGTTTAAGCGAAGAAACCCAATTTGGTTTTTACCATCATCAAGAATACATTGACATGTGTGTAGGCCCGCATCTGCCTAATATGGGTTTTATTAAAGCCTTTAAGCTCACACACGTAGCCGGTGCTTACTGGCGCGGTAGCTCAGACAATAAAATGTTACAGCGCATTTACGGAGTGGCGTTTGTCGACAAGCCCGCACTGCAAGACTATTTGGTGATGATGGAAGAAGCCGAAAAACGCGATCACCGCAAACTGGGTAAAACTTTAGATTTATTTCACCTTGAAGACTTAGCGCCGGGAATGGCCTTTTGGCACCCTAAAGGCACTACGTTGTATCGTGTGGTGGAAGAGTACATGCGTGGTCAATTGGTGGCCAACGATTACGAAGAGATTCGCACCCCGTATATTTTAGACCGCTCTTTATGGGAAAAATCGGGGCATTGGGACAAGTTTAAAAACAACATGTTTACCACCGAAACCGACAATCGTGATTACGCGGTAAAGCCCATGAATTGCCCAGGTCACATTCAAGTGTACAACCGCCATTTGCACAGTTACCGCGACTTGCCAGTGCGCATTGCTGAGTTTGGTACGGTTCACCGTAACGAGCCTTCTGGCACGTTGCACGGCTTAATGCGTGTGCGTTCGTTTACCCAAGACGACGCGCATATTTTTTGTACTGAACAGCAAATTAAACAAGAAGTGCAGGCGTGTATCGACCTAGTCTTTGAAACCTACGCCGACTTTGGGTTTGACAATATTGCGGTTAAGTTTTCAACCCGTCCAGAGCAACGCGTAGGGTCTGACGACGTTTGGGATTTAGCCGAAAGCGCGCTCGAAGCCACGCTAAAAGACGCTGGTTTAGACTACGATTTACAACCCGGTGAAGGGGCGTTTTACGGACCTAAAATTGAGTTTCAACTTAAAGACTGTATTGGACGAGTGTGGCAGTGCGGCACCATTCAATTAGACTTCTCTATGACGCAAGCCGAACGCTTAAACGCGGTGTACATTGGCAAAGATAATGAAAAGCATCATCCCGTAATGATTCACCGTGCTATTTTGGGTTCGTTGGAGCGTTTTGTAGGGATTTTAGTTGAGCATTACGAAGGCAAGTTTCCGACTTGGTTAGCCCCAATCCAGTTGGTAATTGCGCCAATTTCTGAATCACACAAAGAATATGTGATCGAAATCAGCAAAAAACTGAAAAAACAGGGGTTTAGAGTCGAATCGGACTTGAGAAATGAGAAGGTTGGGTTTAAAATCCGCGAACACACAATGCAGCGCGTTCCGTACATTTTGGTTGTAGGCGATCAAGAAGTGGCGGATGGAACACTCAACGTTCGTGCGCGTGGCGGTGAAAACCTAGGCAGCCTTAATGTTCAGCAGGTGATTGACATGCTCAACGCCGACATTGCTAACCTAGGTCGTGCAACTCAAACTAACTAATTTTTTAATCATTATTTAAGAAAATGTTTTATAAAACGGTTGAGTTACACAGATCACCAAAGAATTTTTTATAACTGGAGGATATTGCTATCGCAATTAAAAGAGGCCGTGGAAGACCACAGCAACCTGAAGCACCCAAAGATAACATCAATGAAGCCATTAGCGCATCAGAAGTTCGTTTAACGGACGCTCAGGGTCAGCAAGCCGGTATAGTTCCACTTAAAGAGGCGTTAGAAGCCGCGAGAGAAGCCGGGTTAGATTTAGTTGAGATTTCTTCTAAATCCACGCCTCCAGTCTGTAAGATTATGGATTATGGTAAATACCTTTACCAGCAACAGAAAAAACAGCACGAAGCTAAGAAAAATCAAAAGCAAGTGCAAGTAAAAGAAGTTAAATTTCGCCCAGGAACTGAGGAGGGAGATTATCAGGTCAAACTACGCAACCTGCTGAAATTCCTAAATAACGGTGATCGCGTCAAGGTAACCATTTGGTTCCGTGGTCGTGAAATCACCCATAAGGAACTGGGAATGAAGATGTTGGAACGTATTCGTGAGGACATTCAAGACGTTGCCGTCGTTGAACAGATGCCGAAAATGGAAGGCCGCTCATTACAAATGATGGTCGCCCCAACAAAAAAAGGTAAATAATTTAATTTTTTAATTTTATAAAAATTAAGTTTTTACCAACACAACAGTCGGGGCTTGGTTTAAAGCTAACGCTTTAGCCAAGTTTCTGGTGCAGCTACCTCAGTGCTGTTCGTTGTACCCGAAAGGCAATGATGTTTTATTTGTTGCCATTTTAAAAAAGAAGTGACCTTTTAATAGGATTCACTAAATGCGGAGTTTCATTCAATGCCAAAGATGAAAACAAACAGCAGTGCTGCAAAGCGCTTCAAAAAAACTGGCTCAGGTCGTTTCAAGTGTAAACAATCTCACCTACGTCATATTTTGACCAAAAAATCTTCTAAGCGTAAACGTCAGTTGCGTTCAGGAAGTATGATTCATGATCATGATGTGGCGATGGTTCGCCGTATGTTACCGTACGCGTAAGGAGAGATTAGAAAATGGCAAGAGTTAAAAGAGGTGTCGTTGCTCGACGCAGACACAATAAAGTATTAAAAGCCGCCAAAGGTTACTACGGCGCACGCAGCAAGGTTTTCCGTGTTGCTAAACAAGCCGTTATTAAAGCAGGTCAGTATGCCTACCGTGACCGTCGCACTAAAAAGCGTCAGTTCCGTCGTCTATGGATTGCGCGTATTAACGCTGCAGCTCGTATGAATCAAATGACATACAGCCGTTTTATTGATGGCTTAAACAAAGCCGGTATCGCGATTGACCGTAAGGTTCTATCGGATATTGCAATTCACGATGCCGTAGCGTTTAGCGCCATTGCAGAAAAAGCGAAAGCCGCTTTAGTGTAATTGCTGTGTTGTTTTGGTAAGCGGCTTTGGCCGTTTACAACCATTAGGGGGCTTAGGTCCCCTATTTTTTTTGTTAAGAATTGGATATTAAAGAGAGTAGGTCGGCGCGCCTACTTTGTTTAATATCCATTTGGTATCGATTTGAGGCCGTTACGCATGCAAGAACAACTGCAAAAAATTATTGCTCAAGCACAAGATGCCGTTGCATCGGTGACTGAGTTGGTTAAACTCGATGAAATTCGCGTTCAGTACCTTGGTAAAAAGGGCGAACTGACCGACATGATGAAAATGTTGGGCAAGCTTTCCGATGAAGAACGTCCTAAAGCCGGACAGATTATTAACGACGCTAAACAGGCTGTGCAGGGACTTTTAAACGCTAAAAAGCATGCACTGGACAATGAAAAACTCGCCAAACAATTGGCCGAAGAGACCATTGACGTCACTCTGCCAGGCCGAGGCGTGGACGTGGGCAGTTTGCACCCCGTTACTCGCACCTTACATCGCATTGAAACCTTGTTTTCAAAAGCGGGTTTTGATATTGAAACCGGCCCCGAAATTGAAGATGATTGGCATAATTTTGAAGCTTTAAACATTCCAGAAACTCATCCAGCGCGCGCCATGCACGACACGTTTTACATAAACGAAACCACGGTATTACGCACGCACACGTCGGGTGTGCAAATTAGAACCATGGAAAACAAACAGCCGCCTATGCGCATTATTGCGCCTGGTCGCGTCTATCGTTGCGATTCGGATCAAACGCATACACCCATGTTTCACCAGGTAGAAGGGTTGATTATTGAGAAAAACGCCAGTTTTGCGCAATTACGTGCTTTATTAATTGAATTTTTACGTCAATTTTTTGAGGACGATAATCTTAAAACCCGTTTTAGACCGTCCTATTTTCCGTTTACCGAGCCTTCGGCCGAAGTGGATATTGCCACCGATTTATTTGGTGACGGCCGTTGGATAGAGGTTTTGGGTTGCGGCATGGTGCACCCTGATGTGTTAAAAAATGTGGGCATTGATCCGGAGGAGTACACCGGTTTAGCCTTTGGTTTGGGCGTGGAGCGTTTGGCGATGCTGCGCTATAACGTAAAAGATTTACGCCAATTCTTTGAAAATGATTTACGTTTTTTAAAGCAATTTAACTAACCAGGCCTGGTGAGAATACATTATGAAATTAAGTGAACATTGGTTAAGAGAGTGGGTTAATCCGGATTGGGACAGCCACACGTTATCAGAAGAATTAAGTTTGGCTGGCCTAGAAGTAGATGGTTTAGAACCTGTGGCCGGTGCGTTTACCCACGTGGTGGTCGGGCAGGTTTTGGCGGTAGAAAAACACCCCGATGCGGATAAGTTAAACGTCACTCAGGTGGACGTGGGCGCCGATGAGCCCGTGCAAATTGTCTGTGGCGCTAAAAACGTTGTGGTCGGCATGAAAGCGTGTTGCGCCATGGTTGGGGCGGTGTTGCCTGGAGATTTTCAAATTAAAAAGGCTAAGTTACGCGGCGTTCCGTCTAATGGAATGCTGTGTGGTGCAAGCGAGTTAGGTTTGCCCGACGACGGCGTAGACGGTTTGCACGTTTTGCCGGCAGACGCGCCCATTGGTTTGGATGTTCGCGAGTATTTAGGGCTAAACGACACAATCATTGAAGTGGATTTAACCCCAAATCGTGCCGACTGCTTGAGTGTAGAAGGATTGGCACGTGAAGTTGCGGCCATAAGCCAAGCGCCTTTTAGCGAACCGTTTGCCATGGTTGAGATGCCTTCTGACCAGGCCTGCTCACAAGCTATTAACGTGCTTGAACCCCAAGCCTGTCCAAAGTATTTGGGTTGCGTGGTCACACAATACAACCCGCAAGCCGTTTCGCCGCGTTGGTTGGTGCAAAAGTTACAACGTTCTGGGTTGCGCTCGGTGAGTTTGGTGGTAGACATTACCAACTACGTGTTGCTTGAACTAGGGCAACCTATGCACGCGTTTGATTTGGACACCTTACAGGGTGCTATCGTTGTGCGCCTTGCCAAAATGGGGGAAACCCTAGTAACCCTAGACGAAAAAACGCTAACACTAAAGGATACAACC is a genomic window containing:
- a CDS encoding HDOD domain-containing protein, which produces MIDIALKTDIAQPLVGKAILERLKDLDDLPHFPDALVKLEYALTHDTELKIQDVVHLIALDPRLAAGLIGMVNTAKYSMGTQISDLSEAIVRIGIKDVRVMAHAVNYKTSFKSKPPFSEAHFLKHAMLSAFMAQALANALHLNAGEAFLAGLMHDIGIYLMAVENRPAYLDVIKQADFDVAKLLAAETEFFGVQHPILSARLLQQWKFPKAIIVGVAFHHAPHKAPDEFKAYAYLTFLAEQAVFRLGFDNGVVDLSPEDRANPTQTLLAALAYVGLSLEQYDQLIERAQSEAQALEMA
- the infC gene encoding translation initiation factor IF-3 yields the protein MKRGRGRPQQPEAPKDNINEAISASEVRLTDAQGQQAGIVPLKEALEAAREAGLDLVEISSKSTPPVCKIMDYGKYLYQQQKKQHEAKKNQKQVQVKEVKFRPGTEEGDYQVKLRNLLKFLNNGDRVKVTIWFRGREITHKELGMKMLERIREDIQDVAVVEQMPKMEGRSLQMMVAPTKKGK
- the pheS gene encoding phenylalanine--tRNA ligase subunit alpha, which translates into the protein MQEQLQKIIAQAQDAVASVTELVKLDEIRVQYLGKKGELTDMMKMLGKLSDEERPKAGQIINDAKQAVQGLLNAKKHALDNEKLAKQLAEETIDVTLPGRGVDVGSLHPVTRTLHRIETLFSKAGFDIETGPEIEDDWHNFEALNIPETHPARAMHDTFYINETTVLRTHTSGVQIRTMENKQPPMRIIAPGRVYRCDSDQTHTPMFHQVEGLIIEKNASFAQLRALLIEFLRQFFEDDNLKTRFRPSYFPFTEPSAEVDIATDLFGDGRWIEVLGCGMVHPDVLKNVGIDPEEYTGLAFGLGVERLAMLRYNVKDLRQFFENDLRFLKQFN
- the rplT gene encoding 50S ribosomal protein L20 codes for the protein MARVKRGVVARRRHNKVLKAAKGYYGARSKVFRVAKQAVIKAGQYAYRDRRTKKRQFRRLWIARINAAARMNQMTYSRFIDGLNKAGIAIDRKVLSDIAIHDAVAFSAIAEKAKAALV
- a CDS encoding TonB-dependent receptor; translated protein: MPTHRPKLSSLSLALASVSTSVFISALATPLYAAEQLPQVTVSADLRETAQQDMPASVSVYTQTDLQDQGATHFDDVLLKTPNVNYSGQSSRARHIQIRGMGERDEYTGAPNSSVGFAIDDIDFSGIGMTGNLFDVKQVEVLRGPQNTRYGQSAIGGLVNIQTNDPTAHEEGMAELTLGQDNLKEFGLVTSGPFSAKEGAPQYRISVFKHGSDGFRTNDTLDKTDTNGRDELNVRAKFRLTPNPNTLVDVSLIHADLNNGYDAFARDNSFTTLSNEPGKDTQLSNAGSVKVVSTANPDYVLTSKTSLANSDMVYSYDDDWTADSIGAYRNDKMRRTVSQEIRLTSTESSRLFKQSTDWLMGVYGSNLEETNDTEYYATSSSEFSLQKVAGFGQLDYAMTPKATLTGGLRIEQNTSQFSNSNNENYTPEETLWGANVSYSYKYNATHTAFTGITRGYKAGGFNPGQPSGTSNEYLRFDAETLLNYELGLKSDFASLGLKTNITAFYMDRSNPQLDGYTYDPSSFTNYVFYTENFDSANSYGLEGDFSWRAHRSLTVFGSLGLMQTQVNGTPLNSGFTISGREAAHAPSYQLNVGAKYRHALGYFAQADVTGVDSFYFDNTHNIQSDAYRLINARLGYETKDYEVYVWGKNLTDETYATRGFYFDFNAPYTNPSEYNRLGDPRQVGVTARVYF
- the rpmI gene encoding 50S ribosomal protein L35 — translated: MPKMKTNSSAAKRFKKTGSGRFKCKQSHLRHILTKKSSKRKRQLRSGSMIHDHDVAMVRRMLPYA